One part of the uncultured Bacteroides sp. genome encodes these proteins:
- a CDS encoding FtsX-like permease family protein: MIKHVLKQIWTQRLSNSWLWIELFLVSVFLWFIVDYIYVIANIYTTPTGYNIEHTYQVSLDQLLPGSDDYISPEKKKTTLGEDLLTAVNRIRNYPGIEAVCLSQHGIPYSGGNAYNNFVLDTVDVNMQKRLVTPDFFRVFRITNPEGKVDPLVIALKNENSCVVSTEAEERYLKSGRPLIGATLNGADSSKVKLYGICSSIRYSEFSRKKANIFIKVSDAEIAKDNTSNLIAGVEISFRVSPDADHDFVSHFKNDMAKQLKIDNLFLLDVKPMSDVRNTFFLATGDFNELNTRLVVVGFLLLNIFLGIIGTFWFRTAYRKAEMGLRLAVGSTRTSLFRILIAEGVILLTLAIIPAGVISFNIGIADLVDVNRMDFTFVRFICGMLITYLLMAFMIILGIWYPASQAMKIQPAEVLHEQ, from the coding sequence ATGATTAAACATGTTCTAAAACAAATATGGACTCAACGATTATCCAATTCATGGTTATGGATCGAATTATTCTTAGTCTCGGTATTTCTGTGGTTTATTGTTGATTATATTTATGTGATTGCAAATATTTATACTACTCCTACAGGATATAATATTGAGCATACATATCAGGTTTCTTTAGACCAGCTATTGCCGGGCAGTGATGATTATATTTCTCCGGAAAAGAAAAAAACGACTCTTGGCGAAGATTTGCTTACAGCTGTAAATCGTATCCGAAATTATCCGGGAATTGAAGCTGTATGTTTATCTCAACACGGAATTCCATACAGTGGGGGCAATGCATATAATAATTTTGTGCTTGACACTGTAGATGTTAATATGCAGAAGCGCTTAGTTACACCTGATTTCTTTCGTGTATTCAGGATAACAAATCCTGAAGGAAAAGTTGATCCTTTGGTGATTGCTTTAAAAAATGAAAATTCATGTGTCGTATCAACAGAGGCAGAAGAGCGATATCTAAAGAGTGGACGTCCGTTAATTGGAGCAACATTGAATGGTGCTGATTCGTCGAAAGTTAAATTGTATGGCATCTGCTCATCTATTCGTTATAGTGAGTTTTCCAGAAAGAAGGCTAATATATTTATAAAAGTCTCAGATGCAGAAATAGCAAAAGATAATACTTCCAATTTAATTGCCGGAGTAGAAATTTCATTCAGAGTTTCTCCTGATGCCGATCACGATTTTGTATCTCATTTCAAGAATGACATGGCAAAACAATTGAAAATAGACAATCTTTTCTTGCTTGATGTTAAACCAATGTCGGATGTTCGCAATACTTTCTTTCTGGCAACCGGAGATTTTAACGAATTGAATACTCGCTTAGTTGTAGTTGGCTTTCTGCTTTTAAATATCTTCCTCGGCATAATCGGAACATTTTGGTTTCGTACGGCTTATAGAAAAGCCGAAATGGGGCTGCGATTGGCTGTTGGTTCTACACGTACCAGTTTATTCAGAATACTTATTGCCGAAGGAGTGATATTGCTTACACTTGCCATTATTCCTGCAGGCGTTATATCTTTTAATATTGGTATAGCCGACTTGGTAGATGTAAACAGAATGGACTTTACGTTTGTGCGGTTCATCTGTGGAATGCTCATAACTTATTTACTAATGGCATTCATGATAATACTTGGTATCTGGTATCCGGCTAGTCAGGCTATGAAGATACAACCGGCGGAAGTTCTTCACGAACAGTAA
- a CDS encoding ABC transporter ATP-binding protein, producing the protein MIKLTELNKIYRTDEIETIALENVNLEVQKGEFLSIMGPSGCGKSTLLNIMGLLDAPTSGKIEINGIQTINMKDKELAQFRNQKLGFVFQSFHLINSLNVIDNVELPLLYRKVSSSERRKRAQEVLEKVGLSHRMRHFPTQLSGGQCQRVAIARAIIGNPDIILADEPTGNLDSKMGAEVMDILHKLNKEDGRTIVMVTHDERQAKQTARTVRFFDGRQIQ; encoded by the coding sequence ATGATTAAGCTTACAGAATTAAACAAGATTTATCGTACAGATGAGATTGAAACAATAGCTTTGGAGAATGTAAACCTGGAAGTTCAAAAAGGTGAGTTCTTAAGTATAATGGGACCTTCGGGCTGTGGAAAGTCTACTTTGCTAAATATTATGGGGTTGCTTGATGCGCCAACATCTGGTAAGATAGAGATAAATGGTATTCAAACCATAAATATGAAAGATAAAGAACTGGCTCAGTTTCGTAATCAGAAATTAGGATTTGTGTTTCAGAGTTTTCACTTAATCAATTCATTAAACGTAATTGATAATGTTGAACTTCCATTACTTTATCGCAAGGTATCCTCATCCGAAAGAAGAAAAAGAGCACAGGAGGTATTGGAGAAAGTAGGCTTAAGTCACCGTATGCGTCATTTCCCAACTCAGTTATCAGGTGGTCAGTGTCAGCGTGTAGCAATAGCTCGTGCCATTATTGGTAATCCGGATATTATTCTTGCTGATGAGCCTACCGGTAATCTGGATTCAAAAATGGGGGCAGAGGTTATGGATATTCTGCATAAACTTAATAAAGAAGACGGACGCACCATTGTAATGGTTACACACGATGAACGTCAGGCAAAACAAACTGCACGTACTGTTCGCTTCTTTGACGGACGACAAATACAATAA
- a CDS encoding HlyD family efflux transporter periplasmic adaptor subunit yields the protein MDREIPKDVQLKERRKKIIKFSLIGIVSVILVVALISFMRAGVDRKDLVFSKVEKGTIEVSVSASGKVVPAFEEIINSPINSRILEVYKKGGDSVDVGTPILKLDLQSAETDYNKLLDEEQMRKYKLEQLKVNNKTKLSDMNMQIKVSAMKLSRMKVELRNEHYLDSLGAGTTDKVKQAELSYNVAKLELEQLKQQYNNECQIAAAELKVQQLDFNIFRKSLAETKRVLDDARIRSPRKAILTFINNQIGAQISQGGQVAIISDLSHFKVEGEIADTYSDRVSAGGKVIVKIGSEQLEGTVSSVTPLSKNGVISFTVQLKNDHSPRLRSGLKTDVYIMNAVKENVLRIANGSYYAGAGEYYLFVQNGNNLMKRKVRLGDSNFQYVEVISGLQPGDQIVVSDMTNYKNRSKLKIK from the coding sequence ATGGACAGAGAAATTCCAAAAGATGTTCAGCTTAAAGAACGTAGAAAGAAAATAATCAAGTTTTCCTTAATCGGAATAGTTTCAGTAATTCTAGTTGTTGCTTTAATCTCTTTTATGCGAGCAGGAGTCGATAGAAAAGATTTGGTCTTTTCTAAAGTAGAAAAGGGAACTATAGAAGTGTCTGTGAGTGCTTCGGGTAAAGTGGTTCCGGCATTCGAAGAGATTATTAATTCTCCAATCAACTCCAGAATTCTTGAAGTCTATAAAAAGGGGGGCGATTCTGTAGATGTAGGTACACCTATCCTGAAGCTCGATCTTCAAAGTGCAGAAACAGATTATAATAAACTTCTGGATGAAGAACAGATGCGTAAGTATAAGCTGGAACAACTGAAGGTTAATAATAAAACTAAGCTTAGTGATATGAACATGCAGATAAAAGTATCTGCCATGAAACTCAGCCGCATGAAGGTGGAACTTCGTAATGAGCATTATCTGGATAGTCTGGGTGCCGGCACAACCGATAAAGTAAAACAAGCCGAACTTAGCTATAATGTTGCTAAGTTGGAACTTGAACAACTGAAACAACAATATAACAATGAATGTCAGATTGCGGCTGCCGAATTGAAAGTTCAGCAGCTCGATTTCAATATCTTCCGTAAATCACTGGCCGAAACAAAACGTGTTCTTGATGATGCACGGATTCGTTCTCCACGAAAAGCCATTCTTACTTTTATCAATAATCAAATTGGAGCTCAGATTTCTCAAGGCGGACAGGTGGCTATAATATCAGATCTTTCTCATTTTAAAGTAGAAGGTGAGATTGCCGATACTTACAGTGACCGGGTAAGCGCCGGAGGAAAAGTTATTGTAAAGATTGGAAGCGAACAACTTGAAGGAACTGTGAGCAGTGTTACTCCACTGTCCAAAAATGGTGTTATTTCTTTTACTGTACAGTTGAAGAACGATCATAGCCCACGCCTGCGCTCCGGACTAAAGACTGACGTATATATAATGAATGCTGTAAAGGAAAACGTATTGCGCATTGCCAATGGTTCTTATTACGCCGGAGCCGGTGAGTACTACTTGTTTGTACAAAACGGAAACAACCTGATGAAGCGTAAAGTTCGCCTGGGGGATAGCAATTTTCAATATGTAGAGGTTATATCCGGATTACAACCGGGCGACCAGATAGTGGTTAGCGATATGACAAATTACAAGAATAGATCTAAACTGAAGATTAAATAA
- a CDS encoding ABC transporter permease has protein sequence MYKQYLNQTLHLLKENKLLSAISIIGTALAISMIMVIVIVYEVKTANYEPETHRDRMLTVKWAGAATKGHPDWSSNSMMSLKVIKQCFYPLSNVEAVTGVMPFQQKLASIPGGAINSKCDVSYTDAAFWKVFGFSFLKGAPYVKEEFESGIRKAVISEDVARRLYGTIDVVGKTICLSYQNYSICGVVKNVSTLAEAAYAQVWAPYTTNNQSENLQFCEDLLGVFRCYILAHNNTDFDDIRNQVNRNVSVLNASQKEQNLVLRGQPDSQFVQMTRKWANEDAKVKDTVIQYSIVLTLLLLVPAINLSGMTHSRMKKRMSEIGVRKAFGASRKELLGQVLYENLVYTILGGIFGLILSYLSVILMKAMLLNNLMAGYLSGASSLNVSMLLQPSVFLYAFIFCLLLNLMSAGIPAWKASRIKIVNALNDK, from the coding sequence ATGTATAAACAATATTTAAATCAGACATTGCACTTGCTGAAGGAGAATAAACTGCTTAGTGCAATCTCTATTATAGGAACAGCCCTTGCCATATCGATGATAATGGTTATTGTAATTGTATATGAGGTAAAGACGGCTAATTATGAACCGGAAACTCACCGCGACAGAATGCTGACTGTAAAATGGGCGGGGGCTGCTACAAAGGGGCATCCTGACTGGAGTTCTAATTCGATGATGTCACTAAAAGTAATTAAACAATGTTTTTATCCGTTGAGTAATGTGGAAGCTGTTACCGGAGTAATGCCTTTTCAACAGAAGTTGGCGAGTATTCCCGGTGGAGCAATAAACTCTAAATGTGATGTAAGTTATACAGATGCTGCATTTTGGAAAGTTTTTGGTTTTTCTTTCTTGAAAGGGGCTCCTTATGTAAAGGAAGAATTTGAAAGTGGAATAAGAAAAGCCGTTATTTCTGAAGATGTTGCGCGCCGTTTGTATGGCACTATTGATGTTGTGGGAAAGACAATCTGCCTTAGTTACCAGAATTATTCTATTTGTGGAGTTGTGAAAAATGTCTCAACTCTGGCTGAAGCTGCTTATGCTCAGGTATGGGCTCCCTATACAACAAATAATCAATCAGAAAATCTTCAATTCTGTGAAGATCTTCTAGGTGTTTTCAGGTGTTATATTCTTGCTCATAATAATACAGATTTTGATGATATAAGAAATCAGGTTAATCGTAATGTAAGTGTTTTAAATGCCTCTCAAAAAGAACAGAATTTAGTATTGCGTGGTCAGCCCGATTCTCAGTTTGTGCAAATGACACGTAAATGGGCAAATGAAGATGCAAAGGTTAAAGATACCGTGATTCAATATTCAATTGTACTTACTCTTTTATTACTTGTTCCAGCTATTAACTTATCTGGAATGACACATTCGCGAATGAAAAAGCGTATGTCTGAAATTGGAGTCCGGAAAGCTTTCGGAGCTAGCCGAAAAGAACTTCTTGGACAGGTTTTATATGAGAATTTGGTGTATACTATCCTGGGTGGAATATTCGGTCTTATTCTATCATATCTGTCGGTAATCTTAATGAAAGCCATGTTGCTGAATAATCTCATGGCTGGTTATTTGTCAGGTGCTTCATCGCTTAATGTTTCTATGCTGCTTCAGCCATCGGTTTTTCTCTATGCATTTATATTCTGTTTATTACTAAATCTTATGAGTGCTGGTATTCCTGCCTGGAAAGCTTCAAGAATTAAAATTGTTAATGCTCTAAATGATAAATAA